From Hypanus sabinus isolate sHypSab1 chromosome X2 unlocalized genomic scaffold, sHypSab1.hap1 SUPER_X2_unloc_5, whole genome shotgun sequence, the proteins below share one genomic window:
- the LOC132385916 gene encoding zinc finger protein 229-like produces MSFTCADCGKGFPRSSSLLTHQRVHTGEKPFTCSDCGKGFTQSSQLRRHQSLHTGEKPFACSDCGKGFTWSSELKIHQRTHTGERPFTCSDCGKGFIRSSQLKVHQRVHTGERPFTCSVCGKGYTHSSVLKVHQRIHTGERPFTCSDCGKKFTDSSRLQAHQRVHTGERPFTCSDCGKAFTRSSQVMVHQRIHTGERPFSCSECGKRFIHLSDLQVHQQVHTGERPFTCSDCGKAFTRSVELKTHQRIHTGERLFICSDCGKGFIRSYQLKVHQRVHTGERPFTCSDCGRGFIQSSQLMIHQRIHTGERPYACSDCGKRFSQSSDLQTHRRVHTGERPFSCSQCGKRFSQSSHLVTHYRVHTGETV; encoded by the coding sequence atgtCGTTCACCTGCgctgattgtgggaagggattccctcGGTCATCcagcctactgacacaccagcgagttcacactggtgagaagccgttcacctgctcagactgtgggaagggattcactcagtcatcgcaACTGCGGAGACACCAGtcacttcacactggggagaagccattcgcctgctcagactgtgggaagggattcacttggtcatctgaactgaagatacatcagcgaactcacactggggagaggccattcacctgttcagactgtgggaaagggtttattcggtcatctcaactgaaggtacatcagcgagttcacactggggagaggccgttcacctgctcagtctgtgggaaaggatacactcattcatctgtactgaaggtgcatcagagaattcacactggggagaggccgttcacctgctcagactgtgggaagaaattcactGACTCATCCAGGCTACAGGCccaccagcgagttcatactggagagaggccgttcacctgttcagactgtgggaaggcatttactcggtcatctcaaGTGATGGTACATCAGcggattcacactggggagaggccattttcctgctctgaatgtgggaagagatttattcATTTATCTGACCTGCAGGTGCACCAGCAagtccacactggagagaggccgttcacctgctcagattgtgggaaggcaTTTACTCGGTCAGTTGAACTGAAgacacatcagcgaattcacactggggagaggctgttcatctgctcagactgtgggaaagggtttattcggtcatatcaactgaaggtgcatcaacgagttcacactggggagagaccgttcacctgctcagactgtggaagggGATTtattcagtcatctcaactgatgaTACATCAGcgtattcacactggggagagaccgtacGCCTGTTCTGAttgtggaaagagattcagtcagtcatctgaCTTACAGACACACCGACGAGTCCACACTGGAGAAAGGCCATTTTCCTGCTcccaatgtgggaagagattctctcagtcatcccaccttgtgacgcactaccgagttcacactggggaaactgTTTAA